In Drosophila ananassae strain 14024-0371.13 chromosome 3R, ASM1763931v2, whole genome shotgun sequence, the DNA window AGCATTTCCCACGGTGACCAAAATCACAGAGGGCAATCCAATCAACAGGAACTCTAGCAGAAAACGCCTGGTTGATGTCAGCGACAGGTGTCCACAAAGTATTCGAGAAAGGACGAAACCCAGGAGCGTAGGTATTATGACCAGAAAACTATCCACACTCTCCGAAACCGACCGCCAAGATTTCAAGTCCAAAATTAATTGGTCGTGGGCGATGGGTTCGTTGACTTCTAGGTCCATGATTCATGCTTTTTTGGAATACCAAAGATATAAACGGAGCTCCAACCTTTTCTAACACCCGGCTTatcaaaaaaatgtaaacaaaatcGGAGAGTGATGGGAGTATTTCgataacaaatattttttgcttttgacAAACTTCCTAGGTTTGGTCATACtttcatttgaattttgaacaaaacttaaaactaaagaatatttatttcCCATAATACTTTCGTGTATTTGTTTAAGGTTTCAATTAAGTACATAATACCATTTTATTTTGGGTCTAGCaagtaaattaaatgcatTAAATCACAATTGGGGCAAGCTACAGCTCGGTGTGCTGCGTTTTATGAGGATTTTCAGGCTCTTCCTGAGGATACTCCTTATGTGTTCGTACATCCTTGGCTGCTTCAGCAACGAGATGGACGAACTCTTCGACATCAAAGCTATAGTTCGTAAACTTGGCATGGGCCCCGCCCTCCGGGTGATGGCCCTCGTCCTGGGGATAAACCAGCTCCCGCTGCTCCCAAGTTCTGTATCGAACTCCACGCAATCGCGCCAAGTCCTTGTAACAGTTCGGATCCTCGCAGTTATAAAGCTCAAATATACAAGCCCAGTTAGGTAGGAAGAGCAAGTGCGTCAGTCCAGCGCCATGCATGCCAATGAGTATGTCCGTGTTTCGTGTTATGGCCAATTGGTCGGGGAACGAGAGCCTGAATAATGAgacatttatataaaatattggtAGTCTTTCTTAGAAACTTACCTCTCGTAGGAGGCGCGTTGCACAGAGTAATCTTCGTTAGCCTCCAGTCTGGACAGCAGCTCGTCTTCGTTGAGCACCTTTCGGTACTTTGTGCGACGCGAAAGGTAAGTGATGCGAAGTTTTCGTCGTGGTGGCTCGTAAGGGATTTGGAGGCGGTGCAGAATAAACTCAGAAAATGCACGGAAGAGGCCACTATTCGAACAGCCCTGAATCTATAAAAAAGATGTCAAAACTAAAAGAAAGAGAAAGCTATGTTGGGCTACTTACAATTGGTGTATTGTAAAACAATCCAAAAATCATTCTGGGCAGCAGGGGAAGAACAACATTCCTGAAGCACACCCTCTTTCCCTCCACATCGCTCAGTGTCCAAACGGGTCGTTGCGAGAATGCCTTGAAAGTGTCCCGGAAGGGAGAATCATAGGGATAGGTTTCCCAAATGAGTATCTGCACATCCGTGTTAAAGGCTGCTGGATGAGATTGGTTCACAAAAAGCGAGGCGTACAGGTTGAAGAAGTCGCAGAAGTGATGGTACATGTTGTACGTGGCATCTATTTTCATAATGAAAGTGGGCGTATTCACCACCACATCGCAGAGGCCGCTCTCCAGAATGGGATGAGGTAATACATCAAAGTTTCGTAGTTCGGGGCCCCAGGATTGCAACGCTGATCCTATGTGGTCCATTTCAGCTGCCATTCTAGTTCGATTCAGGTCACAATGGCCCAGAAGTTTC includes these proteins:
- the LOC6498314 gene encoding EGF domain-specific O-linked N-acetylglucosamine transferase; this encodes MQILLILTGIITLTLGMEHHHEDAKHLASKLTLPNLPSDHLIRYLNTFPKLKKQLPTNGTKNISTACWGHERGCSADARFQTPQCPGDHTGWARSKEAQINTFYQQADFGYIQEQLAELTPQCVPTYLGDSSLECTHYLRFCRGRNLLFDFRDLTQRTERIRYHMDVLSPGKLLGHCDLNRTRMAAEMDHIGSALQSWGPELRNFDVLPHPILESGLCDVVVNTPTFIMKIDATYNMYHHFCDFFNLYASLFVNQSHPAAFNTDVQILIWETYPYDSPFRDTFKAFSQRPVWTLSDVEGKRVCFRNVVLPLLPRMIFGLFYNTPIIQGCSNSGLFRAFSEFILHRLQIPYEPPRRKLRITYLSRRTKYRKVLNEDELLSRLEANEDYSVQRASYERLSFPDQLAITRNTDILIGMHGAGLTHLLFLPNWACIFELYNCEDPNCYKDLARLRGVRYRTWEQRELVYPQDEGHHPEGGAHAKFTNYSFDVEEFVHLVAEAAKDVRTHKEYPQEEPENPHKTQHTEL